Genomic DNA from Mesorhizobium sp. 131-2-1:
TGTGGAAATCGCCCTGGACGGCGCCGAAATCGGTCTCGAGCGCCCAGAAGGCAGCGATGACGGGCGCCTGCACGCCGAATTCCTGGTCGGCGCGGGCGAAGACGTCGGCGTATTTCTTCAGATTGGCCGCGCCTTGTTTCAGCCGGTAGGCCGAGATCATGCGGTTGGAGAATTCGGTGAAGGTCTGGGTGAAGACACCCTGGGCGCGATCGCGCGCCAGAACCTTGTCGTCGAGGCTAGCCTGTTCCAGCGCCTCCAGGCCGACGGCGCCAACGCCGGCCGCCTTGGCTTCCGCTGCCACGCCCTGCTTCCAGGTGTTGAAATCGTCACCGCATTCCTGCGCCGCCGCCGGCCAGGCAAGAACGCCGACAACCAGCGCTGCCAAGATTTCAACACGCAATCGCATCGCTTCCCTTTCGAAACCGGCGCATACCCCGCCGAACCCGAACCGGTTCTGGCCAGGACCATGCGTGATTCAAAACTCAGGAGCGTCCTCGGGCACCCGCCTGGTACGCCGCTCCGGACTGCCAGCAGCTCAATACATCGCCGCTGGTCGTGTCGAAAAGCAGGCAGGAAGGCTTATGTCAACGGGTGTTCTGCCGCAGCCACTTGTTCCAGGCGGCTTCAGAGCCGTTGAAGACGTTGATGTCGGATTTGCCGGTCATGCCCGGAACGATGCCGGTTCCGGTATATTGCCAGAAGGTGAAAGGATGGCTGCCATACTTCTGGCGCGGGTGGCCGGCGACCGAGCGCAGCCAGTAAGGATAGCCGCGGAAGTTGGCCAGACCATTGTCGTCGAAGAAGTCGATCGAAGTGTAGATGATCGGCTTCCGGCCGTAGTGCCTCTCGACCATTTCGAGGAAGGTGGTCATCTCCGCGCGCACGGTGGCCGCGTCGGGCCGCGGCCGGCAGGTCGGCGATTTCGGGTTCCATTCCATGTCGAGCACCGGCGGCATCGCCGAACGGTCTTTCGGGACGTTGGCGATGAACCAGCGCGCCTGCGTGGCGGCGGGCGTGCAGAAATAGAAGAAATGATAGGCCGCGCGCGGGATTCCAGCGGCTCTCGTGCGCGCCCAATGCTCGTTGAAATACTCGTCGAAGCGGTCGCCGCCCTCGGTCGCCTTGATGAAGGCGAAGGAGATGCCGCTCGCCTTGGCCGCCGGCCAGTCCACCGATGTCTGGTATTTCGACACGTCGGTGCCGTGGATGGCGTAGTTCCATGGCGCGCCGCTGTCCCACTCATGCGGCTTGGAATCCTCGAAGCGCGGCGCGCGCACCGCAACCATCGGACTGCTGGAGGACATCACCGGCGTGAGGTCGTCAACGGTCGAGCAGGCGCCAAGCAGCGTCAGCATGATGAGGGCCGCAAGACGGCGCATCGCTACTCCTGAGCCGGGTTCAGCCGGCCGCTGATGGGTCGTTTCGGGTGGCCCCCTGGCCGTCCCCGCCGGACGATCACCCCACAGGACCGTCCGCTCTCTCCGTGATCGCCGATCATGGTTGATATTCGGTTGACGGCGCTCGACAACAGCCGCGATTTTGAGGCAGCAATGGCGGCAAATCGATGGCATAAAGCGGGCGCCACACGCAGGGGGAGAAATGCGGATCCTTGTCAAGACCGTCAAATGGCTGCTCGGCCTGGTCGTGCTGGCGATCGCCGCGCTGGTCGCCTGGCTCTATGTCTCGCCGC
This window encodes:
- a CDS encoding glycoside hydrolase family 25 protein, with amino-acid sequence MRRLAALIMLTLLGACSTVDDLTPVMSSSSPMVAVRAPRFEDSKPHEWDSGAPWNYAIHGTDVSKYQTSVDWPAAKASGISFAFIKATEGGDRFDEYFNEHWARTRAAGIPRAAYHFFYFCTPAATQARWFIANVPKDRSAMPPVLDMEWNPKSPTCRPRPDAATVRAEMTTFLEMVERHYGRKPIIYTSIDFFDDNGLANFRGYPYWLRSVAGHPRQKYGSHPFTFWQYTGTGIVPGMTGKSDINVFNGSEAAWNKWLRQNTR